Within the Caldisalinibacter kiritimatiensis genome, the region AAGTTAGTTAACTTAACGACTTTTCCGTTTATTACGTCTCCTTCACTATATCGATTCTTTACGTTTTCCCAAGGTTGCGGTTTAATTTGTTTTAAGCTTAGGGAGATTCTTTCGTTTTCTTTATCGACTTTTAATACTATTGTCTCTACTAAATCACCTTCTTTAACTACTTCAGATGGATGATTAATTCTACCCCAAGATAATTCTGAAATATGTATTAAGCCATCTATACCACCTATTTCAACAAAGGCTCCGAAGTCTGTAAGTCTTTTAACTTCACCGTTTATTTTTTGGCCTTCCGTTAAAGACTCCAATAATTTGTTTTTCTTTTGTTCTATTTCAGTTTTCTCAATATTTTTTCTAGATAAAACTAATCTCTTTTTATTTTTATCAAACTCTATTATTTCAACAGAAAATTCTTTACCAATAAATTCTTTCAGCTCTTTAACGTAATTTATAGAAATATGAGATGCAGGGATAAAACCTCTAATCCCATTTACAATTGCTATTATACCCCCTTTAACAACTTCTACTGCTTTAGCTTTAACAGTTTTCTTATTATTATATATTTCTTCAAGTTCATTCCAACCCTTAATAAAATCCACTCTTTTTTTAGATAATAAAACATTACCTTCACCATCGTCTAAGCTTAACACATAGACTTTAATTTTATCTCCTACTTTAACTACATTTTCAGGATTACTAAAAGGGTCACTTGTTAATTCATTTCTTTTAATAATTCCATCAGATTTATACCCTATATTAACCATAACTTCATCTTTAGATACACTTATTACAGTTCCTTCTACAGTATCACCTCTTTGGATATCAACCATTGTATTTTCAATGGCCTTCATCATTTCGCTCATCTTATTATTAGCATTGTTCATTTTTTCTATTACCTCCTTAATTATCCAGTCAGGCGTAGAAGCACCAGCAGTAACTCCAACTATATCACAGTTAATTAGTTTATCTAAAGGTAGTTGTTCAGCTGTTTCTATGTGGTAAGTATTTGGACAGAACTTTCTACTTATTTGAGCAAGCTTTTGCGTGTTAGAACTGTGAAAGCCTCCAATTACAACTATAGCATCAGCTTTTTTTGCTACCTTTTTACATGCTTCTTGCCTAAGTTTTGTAGCATTGCATATAGTATTGAAAATTTTTACTTCTCTACCTTTTGTAGATATTAATTTAGATAGTTTATTGAACTTGTCTTTCCGTGCTGTAGTTTGAGCTACTATACATATTTTATCATATTTTGGAATATCATCAATATCATTTTCCGAGTTTATTATATGTGCAGAATTATTACACCAACCGTTAATTCCAATAACCTCAGGATGCTTGGGATTACCTATAATTACTATAGCATATCCCTTTTCATAATATTTTTTAACCTTTAGTTGAATTTTTTTTACGAATGGACATGTGGTGTCAATAATTTCCAAATGACGTTGTTTAGCTAATTGTATTGTATTAAAAGGTACACCATGTGACCTAATTATTATTTTTCCATTATCAATATCGGTAATATCATCAATGATTTCTAAGCCTTTTTTATTAAGCATGTTTATCACTTGGTTATTGTGTATTAATGGACCTAAAGAATATATTTTTTTATTTTCATTATTTACAACTTCAATTGCTGTGTTTATAGCTTTTTCAACACCAAAGCAAAATCCTGAATTTTCGGCTAGTATAATTTTCAATGTTCATCCTCCTAGTAATATATTTGCAATTTTTAAGGTTGATTATTACTTTTCAAGCTATATATTTCTTTCATTACATTTTTACTTAAGTTTTTATAGTCTTCAGTAGTTAGTTTCTCTCGATAGTAATCTGAAAATTCAATAGGATGTCCTATATGTACTGTTATTTTACTAAAAATTCTATAGTTAGTTTGGATATATATAGGTATAATAGGTGACTTACTTTTAATACTAATCATACTTATCCCTGGTTTTGCATTTTCTATGTTTTCTATTCTTACTCTAGTACCTTCAGGAAATATTCCTAGTAAACTATCTTGTTTTAATACTTTAAGGGAGCTTTTTACTGCAGATAAAGAGGTACCCTTTCTATCTACCGGAAAAGCTCCTAACTTATTTAGTAAAAATCTTAACAATGAATTATTAAATAGCTCTTTTTTTGCCATAAAGTTAATTTTTCTTGGAGTAGCTATTGCTACTACTATGGGGTCTAGTAAGCTTATATGATTAGAACAAATAATACCCTTTCCTTTATTAGGTATATTCTCTATTCCGTTAACTTCTATCTTGTACAAGAGCTTAAGTAAAAAAAACATTAACCCTTTAGCAAAACTATAAAATGACATTCACTACCTCCTTTCTACTATATACGATAGTATTTCGTCTATACATTCATCAATTGTTTTATTAGTTGTATCAATAACTATTGCATCTTTACATT harbors:
- a CDS encoding bifunctional 4-hydroxy-3-methylbut-2-enyl diphosphate reductase/30S ribosomal protein S1 — protein: MKIILAENSGFCFGVEKAINTAIEVVNNENKKIYSLGPLIHNNQVINMLNKKGLEIIDDITDIDNGKIIIRSHGVPFNTIQLAKQRHLEIIDTTCPFVKKIQLKVKKYYEKGYAIVIIGNPKHPEVIGINGWCNNSAHIINSENDIDDIPKYDKICIVAQTTARKDKFNKLSKLISTKGREVKIFNTICNATKLRQEACKKVAKKADAIVVIGGFHSSNTQKLAQISRKFCPNTYHIETAEQLPLDKLINCDIVGVTAGASTPDWIIKEVIEKMNNANNKMSEMMKAIENTMVDIQRGDTVEGTVISVSKDEVMVNIGYKSDGIIKRNELTSDPFSNPENVVKVGDKIKVYVLSLDDGEGNVLLSKKRVDFIKGWNELEEIYNNKKTVKAKAVEVVKGGIIAIVNGIRGFIPASHISINYVKELKEFIGKEFSVEIIEFDKNKKRLVLSRKNIEKTEIEQKKNKLLESLTEGQKINGEVKRLTDFGAFVEIGGIDGLIHISELSWGRINHPSEVVKEGDLVETIVLKVDKENERISLSLKQIKPQPWENVKNRYSEGDVINGKVVKLTNFGAFVEIEPGLEGLVHISQISNEHIAKPSEKLTEGQKIKVKILNIKEEEKRMSLSIKEVNEDDVEKFKDYQEPQEEITVEDIMNNK
- a CDS encoding lysophospholipid acyltransferase family protein; protein product: MSFYSFAKGLMFFLLKLLYKIEVNGIENIPNKGKGIICSNHISLLDPIVVAIATPRKINFMAKKELFNNSLLRFLLNKLGAFPVDRKGTSLSAVKSSLKVLKQDSLLGIFPEGTRVRIENIENAKPGISMISIKSKSPIIPIYIQTNYRIFSKITVHIGHPIEFSDYYREKLTTEDYKNLSKNVMKEIYSLKSNNQP